The proteins below come from a single Faecalibaculum rodentium genomic window:
- a CDS encoding M16 family metallopeptidase — MQLIQTSRFTNNTVSLRALVPLDSRTISGWNVLVWMIRSATETWPDRQTFTEALGRAYSMHVRCGLTGYGAQVALEVVFEWIRPDLIRDPAYPAAVQEVMEQVLFHPCLTAERLEEALYMIRARLLRQQEDPDTAAVLAALAAAGEGTSLAVPISGTLEGLESVTLDEVRHLWKTWLDMPKSLYAVGDLLPEMQRFLDGLLQTAPVCTPHSPLAPREMPAVVREVRDIAQTSLVQGYTTQITLSDSESAALMVLSSILGSGQKSLLFEEIRERHSWCYSISCSLIRFDGLLLVTAGTRAEYLEDLQSKIARQIRRIADDDYPQSLFDAAILDLVDGISARRDFPRALIETAFQQDLLDLHRTDQEQIARLRRVTRRDVQETAQKLQLAVTSIVQEGEADEQD, encoded by the coding sequence ATGCAACTGATACAAACTTCGCGTTTTACCAACAACACGGTCTCGCTGCGGGCCCTGGTGCCTCTGGACAGCCGGACGATCTCCGGGTGGAATGTCCTGGTGTGGATGATCCGCTCCGCAACAGAAACCTGGCCGGACCGGCAGACGTTCACCGAGGCCCTGGGCCGGGCCTACTCCATGCATGTCCGCTGTGGCCTCACCGGCTACGGTGCACAGGTAGCACTGGAAGTGGTGTTCGAGTGGATCCGCCCCGATCTGATCCGGGATCCTGCCTATCCTGCAGCCGTGCAGGAGGTGATGGAGCAGGTGCTCTTTCATCCCTGCCTCACGGCCGAACGCCTGGAGGAAGCCCTGTACATGATCCGTGCCCGCCTGCTGCGCCAGCAGGAAGATCCCGATACAGCGGCCGTTCTGGCCGCGCTGGCCGCAGCCGGGGAAGGCACCTCGCTGGCCGTCCCCATTTCCGGGACACTGGAGGGCCTGGAGTCTGTCACGCTGGACGAAGTCCGGCACCTGTGGAAGACCTGGCTGGACATGCCCAAAAGCCTGTATGCCGTGGGCGATCTGCTGCCGGAAATGCAGCGGTTTCTGGATGGACTGCTGCAGACTGCACCGGTCTGCACACCCCATTCTCCCCTCGCCCCCAGGGAAATGCCGGCAGTGGTCCGGGAGGTCCGGGACATTGCCCAGACATCCCTGGTGCAGGGATACACCACACAGATCACGCTGAGCGATTCGGAGTCCGCGGCTCTCATGGTCCTGAGCTCGATCCTGGGCAGCGGACAGAAAAGCCTGCTCTTCGAGGAGATCCGCGAACGCCACAGCTGGTGCTATTCCATTTCCTGTTCCCTGATCCGCTTTGACGGCCTGCTGCTCGTCACGGCCGGGACCAGGGCGGAATACCTGGAGGACCTGCAGTCGAAAATCGCCCGGCAGATCCGGCGCATTGCGGATGATGACTATCCCCAGAGCCTGTTTGATGCCGCCATTCTGGACCTCGTGGACGGCATCAGCGCCCGCCGCGATTTCCCGAGGGCTTTGATCGAGACCGCCTTCCAGCAGGACCTGCTGGATCTGCACCGCACAGACCAGGAACAGATCGCCCGTCTGCGCCGCGTGACCCGACGGGATGTGCAGGAAACCGCACAGAAGCTGCAGCTGGCTGTCACATCCATCGTGCAGGAAGGAGAAGCCGATGAACAGGATTGA
- the xerA gene encoding site-specific tyrosine recombinase/integron integrase, whose product MKQQLIADITREMLPVLNNYQLQQLQKVLNHCFYRVDVKESESQISDADKKSNEDYLDLFITAKSIEGCSAKTLKYYKATIRKMLSVLDISVTHITTEDLRQYLSDYQTINNCSKSNIDNIRRIMSTFFSWLEDESYILKSPVRRIHKIKTPKTVKETYSDENLEILRDNASNIRDLAMIDLLASTGMRVGELVKLNIEDIDFDNRECIVFGKGSKERPVYFDARTKIHLKNYLDSRNDANPALFVSLLNPHNRLAISGVEIRLRELGRKLGIKKVHPHKFRRTLATRAIDKGMPVEQVQQLLGHTKIDTTMQYAMVNQNNVKISHQKYIS is encoded by the coding sequence ATGAAACAGCAACTGATTGCAGATATCACCCGTGAAATGCTTCCTGTTTTGAATAATTACCAGCTCCAGCAATTGCAGAAGGTTTTGAATCATTGTTTTTACCGTGTGGATGTAAAAGAATCAGAATCGCAAATAAGTGATGCTGACAAGAAGTCAAATGAAGATTACTTAGATCTATTTATCACCGCCAAGAGTATAGAAGGATGCAGCGCCAAAACCTTGAAATACTACAAGGCCACCATTCGAAAAATGCTTTCTGTTCTTGATATCTCCGTTACTCACATTACAACGGAAGACTTAAGACAGTATTTATCCGATTATCAGACTATCAATAATTGCAGCAAGTCCAACATCGATAACATTCGGCGAATTATGTCCACCTTCTTTTCCTGGCTTGAAGACGAGAGCTACATTTTAAAGAGTCCAGTTCGAAGAATTCATAAAATCAAAACCCCAAAGACAGTAAAAGAAACGTATTCAGATGAAAACCTGGAAATACTAAGGGACAACGCATCAAATATTCGGGATCTGGCAATGATAGATCTTCTGGCATCCACAGGTATGCGGGTGGGAGAGCTGGTCAAGCTGAATATTGAGGATATTGATTTCGATAATCGGGAATGTATTGTTTTTGGCAAAGGAAGCAAAGAACGACCGGTTTATTTTGATGCAAGAACCAAGATCCATTTGAAAAACTATCTAGATTCAAGAAATGATGCGAATCCAGCACTTTTTGTGTCTCTTCTCAATCCCCACAACCGATTGGCCATCAGTGGAGTGGAAATACGGCTGCGGGAACTGGGAAGAAAGCTGGGAATCAAGAAAGTACATCCGCACAAATTCAGGAGAACACTGGCAACCAGAGCCATTGATAAAGGGATGCCTGTTGAACAGGTTCAGCAATTATTAGGTCATACCAAAATAGATACCACCATGCAGTACGCAATGGTGAACCAGAACAATGTGAAGATCAGCCACCAGAAATATATTTCATAG
- the hxlB gene encoding 6-phospho-3-hexuloisomerase, with protein MNYRTIAETIVSELNHTLLSVSDQKAREFVDLVDAADEIFCAGAGRSGFQIRGFAMRLMHMGKKSYVVGETCTPNITENGVLVICSGSGSTKSLVNHAGKAKSVGAKIALITIDPDSPIAQMADVVVEISAPSPKSAKEGDIQSIQPMGSLFEQSEGLFMDASILMLMEKNHMDSDTMFGRHANME; from the coding sequence ATGAACTACAGGACAATTGCGGAAACCATTGTCAGCGAACTGAACCACACCCTGCTGTCGGTTTCCGACCAGAAGGCCAGGGAGTTCGTGGATCTCGTGGATGCAGCAGATGAAATCTTCTGTGCAGGAGCGGGCCGTTCCGGATTCCAGATCCGAGGCTTTGCGATGCGGCTCATGCACATGGGCAAAAAGAGCTATGTGGTGGGTGAAACCTGCACCCCGAACATCACGGAAAACGGCGTGCTGGTGATCTGTTCCGGATCGGGCAGCACGAAGTCGCTGGTCAACCACGCCGGGAAGGCAAAGAGCGTGGGCGCGAAAATCGCCCTGATCACCATCGATCCGGATTCTCCCATTGCGCAGATGGCGGATGTGGTCGTGGAAATCAGCGCCCCGAGCCCCAAGTCCGCGAAGGAAGGCGACATCCAGTCCATCCAGCCCATGGGCAGTCTCTTTGAGCAGAGCGAAGGGCTGTTCATGGATGCCTCGATCCTGATGCTGATGGAGAAAAATCACATGGACAGCGACACGATGTTCGGCCGCCACGCCAACATGGAATAA
- a CDS encoding restriction endonuclease subunit S — protein sequence MKYKITDLFELKMGKTPSRSNPNYWNGTNVWLSVSDLSSSGKYISCSKERITEQAIDKSKIQMIPKDTVVMSFKLSLGKVSITTHNMYTNEAIIAFVDKKSEKVDPSYLYYWCLSQNWEKYGNKAVMGVTLNKKTLTSLSIELPPYELQKRIVKRLDLLANLLEAKNIQLQSLQQLVQSRFIEMFGDTNNSMEWPIANVESIAKVKVGLVIKPTRFYSSSPTRYKAIRGLNISPFCINDTNWVYFTEDGAKSNKKTEVKENDVVVVRSGAPGTAAVVTKEYAGSNAIDVLIVEPDLTQIDPTYLCAYTNFPHGLKQISKGSGGAAQKHFNVEKYKNLTIFIPPLEKQKLFSIEKKEIDKSKFICLINA from the coding sequence ATGAAGTATAAGATTACAGATCTTTTTGAGTTGAAGATGGGAAAAACACCCTCTCGTAGCAATCCTAACTACTGGAATGGGACTAACGTGTGGCTTTCTGTATCAGATTTGAGTAGTTCAGGAAAATATATTAGTTGTAGTAAGGAAAGAATTACCGAACAGGCTATAGACAAGTCCAAGATACAGATGATTCCTAAGGATACTGTAGTAATGAGTTTTAAGCTATCATTAGGTAAAGTATCTATCACAACACATAATATGTACACAAATGAAGCGATTATCGCATTTGTAGATAAGAAAAGTGAGAAAGTTGATCCTTCTTACTTATACTATTGGTGTTTATCCCAAAATTGGGAGAAATACGGAAATAAGGCAGTTATGGGGGTGACACTTAACAAAAAAACTCTCACTTCACTTTCGATTGAGTTGCCACCATATGAATTGCAAAAGAGAATTGTAAAGCGCTTAGACTTATTAGCCAATCTCTTAGAAGCTAAAAATATACAATTACAATCTTTACAGCAATTAGTCCAGTCCCGATTTATTGAGATGTTCGGCGATACTAACAATTCAATGGAGTGGCCAATCGCAAATGTTGAAAGTATTGCAAAAGTAAAAGTAGGCCTTGTAATCAAGCCTACACGTTTCTATTCTTCTTCCCCAACACGATATAAAGCGATTCGTGGTTTAAACATTTCACCTTTTTGCATCAATGATACGAATTGGGTGTACTTCACAGAAGATGGTGCTAAGTCCAATAAAAAGACAGAGGTTAAAGAAAATGATGTCGTCGTAGTAAGATCAGGAGCACCAGGAACGGCTGCTGTTGTAACCAAAGAGTATGCTGGTAGCAATGCAATTGATGTGCTCATAGTTGAACCTGATTTGACCCAGATAGACCCTACTTATTTATGTGCATATACGAATTTTCCGCATGGGTTAAAACAGATCAGTAAGGGAAGTGGGGGTGCAGCACAAAAGCACTTTAATGTTGAGAAATATAAAAATCTAACTATATTTATTCCTCCACTAGAGAAGCAAAAACTATTTTCTATAGAGAAGAAGGAAATAGACAAATCAAAATTTATCTGCCTAATCAACGCATAA
- the hxlA gene encoding 3-hexulose-6-phosphate synthase, with amino-acid sequence MKLQAALDTLTLEECLALLDHTKGAVDIAEVGTPFIIECGMEPVRAIKAAHPEIEVLADAKIMDAGEFEADKCFEAGADIVTVLGVSYDETIEGVVRSAKTHGGQVMVDMIGVMDLAARARELDKMGVDYICVHTAFDIQGTGQKDPLEDLKVVNAVIENARAAVAGGVKLATVDAIAAEKPGVIVVGGAICNADDPAVMATAMKERMK; translated from the coding sequence ATGAAGCTGCAGGCTGCACTGGATACCCTGACACTCGAGGAGTGCCTGGCGCTGCTGGATCACACAAAAGGAGCCGTGGATATCGCGGAAGTCGGCACACCGTTCATCATTGAATGCGGCATGGAACCCGTTCGTGCGATCAAGGCCGCTCATCCTGAGATCGAGGTGCTCGCAGATGCGAAGATCATGGACGCCGGAGAATTCGAGGCCGACAAGTGCTTTGAAGCCGGCGCGGATATCGTCACCGTCCTTGGGGTTTCCTATGATGAAACCATCGAAGGCGTGGTGCGGTCTGCGAAAACTCACGGCGGTCAGGTCATGGTGGACATGATCGGCGTGATGGACCTGGCTGCAAGAGCCCGGGAACTGGACAAAATGGGTGTGGACTACATCTGTGTCCACACGGCATTCGACATTCAGGGCACGGGGCAGAAAGATCCGCTGGAGGACCTGAAGGTGGTCAATGCGGTGATTGAAAACGCCAGAGCGGCGGTGGCCGGCGGTGTGAAGCTGGCCACAGTGGATGCGATCGCCGCAGAAAAGCCCGGTGTGATCGTGGTGGGCGGTGCCATCTGCAACGCCGATGATCCCGCAGTCATGGCCACGGCAATGAAAGAGAGAATGAAATAA
- a CDS encoding InlB B-repeat-containing protein produces MNRILEAATAAACMLSVMGPSAVFAEEKPAGDTKEHTLEVTYIYPDGTAKAAGELKYKSMEKENAKEGMTYLAMEDLQTFVMKHRPDKGFEADLGEVWFEKDKKEGTKLTLEDTDVSLDTDNLYLDADKDDGNYDIVFYQAPGKVFSQETVKAGDKIQLPEKDPGKDGYVFDGWDLKEGTKAEQNLYLYPKWTQETAQAQGDGVRNVTLTFDPENGQPAQVLTVKAKEAVDASAIAEPAKEGFVFKGWDPEIPATADASQQFHAVYEKEPLPEYTVSWEMDGQVIRTDTVQEGQPTPQAPDVSVPDGYVFKGWDPEIRTNVTENAVYTAKLEALPDEPQAVDMVTISFAGGDQEIAPITVVKGSAIDESTLPKAVKTGYTFTGWTNVPATADRDLTLTAAFTKDEYKIVYRSEGSVVKEFTAGYGDATPQPEAPVREGYEFEGWNPQVAATVTGGAEYNAVWKALPVQDVKIRIQYLEEGTNKELHYANVVEVRTGSAYDVTRFDKPDIKGYTYVKTDGSLTGTADKDATMTVWYAKAKKGTTGTNGTDTSTNTDSALYIGLAAAAAVILVVLLVLKNRKK; encoded by the coding sequence ATGAACAGAATTCTGGAAGCTGCCACAGCCGCAGCCTGCATGCTGTCGGTCATGGGCCCGTCTGCTGTATTCGCAGAAGAAAAACCGGCTGGCGATACAAAGGAACATACCCTTGAGGTGACATACATCTATCCTGACGGCACTGCAAAAGCCGCGGGAGAACTGAAGTACAAGTCCATGGAAAAGGAGAATGCCAAAGAAGGCATGACCTATCTGGCCATGGAGGATCTGCAGACATTCGTGATGAAACACCGGCCGGACAAGGGTTTTGAAGCAGACCTGGGAGAAGTCTGGTTTGAAAAGGACAAAAAAGAGGGAACAAAGCTGACGCTGGAGGACACGGACGTGTCCCTGGATACAGATAATCTGTATCTGGATGCAGACAAGGACGATGGTAACTATGACATTGTCTTCTATCAGGCACCCGGCAAGGTGTTCTCTCAGGAAACAGTCAAGGCAGGAGACAAGATTCAGCTGCCGGAAAAGGACCCCGGAAAGGACGGATACGTTTTTGACGGCTGGGACCTGAAAGAGGGAACCAAAGCCGAACAGAACCTGTACCTGTATCCGAAGTGGACACAGGAAACGGCCCAGGCGCAGGGAGATGGTGTACGAAACGTGACACTCACCTTTGACCCGGAAAACGGACAGCCTGCCCAGGTGCTGACCGTGAAGGCCAAAGAGGCTGTGGATGCATCTGCCATTGCAGAGCCGGCCAAAGAAGGCTTCGTCTTCAAGGGCTGGGACCCGGAAATTCCAGCCACAGCCGATGCATCGCAGCAGTTTCACGCAGTCTACGAAAAGGAACCGCTGCCGGAATACACCGTCAGCTGGGAGATGGATGGACAGGTCATCCGTACAGATACCGTGCAGGAAGGACAGCCCACACCCCAGGCACCGGATGTCAGCGTTCCGGATGGATACGTCTTCAAGGGCTGGGACCCGGAGATCCGGACGAATGTGACAGAAAACGCGGTCTACACCGCGAAGCTGGAAGCTCTGCCTGACGAACCCCAGGCGGTGGACATGGTCACCATCTCCTTTGCGGGCGGCGACCAGGAGATTGCACCGATCACCGTGGTGAAGGGATCGGCCATTGATGAATCCACGCTGCCCAAGGCGGTCAAAACCGGGTATACCTTTACGGGATGGACCAATGTCCCGGCTACAGCCGACAGAGACCTGACGCTCACAGCCGCCTTCACAAAAGACGAGTACAAGATCGTCTACCGCAGTGAAGGATCCGTGGTGAAGGAATTCACAGCCGGATACGGCGATGCAACCCCTCAGCCGGAGGCTCCTGTACGGGAAGGCTATGAGTTTGAGGGCTGGAACCCGCAGGTGGCGGCCACCGTCACCGGCGGGGCAGAGTACAATGCAGTCTGGAAGGCCCTGCCGGTGCAGGATGTGAAGATCCGCATCCAGTACCTGGAAGAAGGCACAAACAAAGAACTGCACTACGCCAACGTGGTGGAAGTCCGCACCGGCAGCGCCTATGATGTGACACGCTTTGACAAGCCGGACATCAAGGGCTATACCTATGTGAAGACCGATGGCAGCCTGACGGGCACAGCCGACAAGGATGCGACCATGACCGTCTGGTATGCAAAGGCAAAGAAAGGTACCACGGGCACAAACGGCACAGATACATCCACGAACACAGACAGCGCATTGTATATCGGACTGGCTGCCGCCGCAGCCGTGATCCTGGTTGTGCTGCTCGTCCTGAAGAACCGGAAGAAATAG
- a CDS encoding M16 family metallopeptidase has product MNRIEKTLPNGTRVVLIRKPGFSRSLFLAGFGTGGLYLQGNTAEGRRRFRSGAAHFLEHQMFRLNGRDVTDDMAAMQAGTNAYTAFEETAYYFSTTADPLPPLGLLLDFVQTLDITEASVEKEKGIILSEYDMYDQNPESRLLQETMNSLYHVYPLNTDILGTPQDIRDMSTEDLAVFYHTWYDPARMVVIGITPHPLDKVLAFIEDREAGYPGSKETAPVPVFDPEPESVHRSSFTLPMDVAAPYVCIGFKFKPAGDVRENMKRDLAVNFWIDGMFSPLNPAFQDWIDQRILTQVYSGEGEFSDKDAYMLFYAQTEKTDEFRDLVMDLVKRRPMLSEKTFEILRRQNLARSLRLQDSFQGLAQKELEAVLDDVPLAEQTEMARNITLTDVEQAVRELNFENCTVTLITPRNEALQG; this is encoded by the coding sequence ATGAACAGGATTGAGAAAACACTGCCCAACGGCACCCGCGTGGTGCTGATCCGCAAACCCGGGTTTTCCCGGTCCCTGTTTCTGGCGGGATTCGGCACCGGCGGTCTGTACCTGCAGGGAAACACTGCCGAAGGGCGCCGGCGCTTCCGTTCCGGTGCGGCCCATTTCCTGGAACACCAGATGTTCCGGCTCAATGGCCGGGATGTGACGGATGACATGGCCGCCATGCAGGCCGGCACCAATGCCTATACTGCTTTTGAGGAAACCGCCTATTACTTTTCCACCACGGCTGACCCGCTGCCGCCGCTGGGGCTGCTGCTGGATTTTGTCCAGACGCTGGACATCACCGAAGCCAGTGTGGAAAAGGAAAAGGGAATCATCCTTTCGGAATACGACATGTATGACCAGAACCCCGAGTCCAGGCTGCTGCAGGAAACCATGAACAGCCTGTATCACGTCTATCCCCTCAACACCGACATCCTGGGCACCCCGCAGGACATCCGGGACATGTCCACGGAAGACCTGGCGGTGTTCTACCACACCTGGTATGATCCCGCCCGGATGGTGGTGATCGGCATCACTCCCCATCCGCTGGACAAAGTCCTGGCATTCATTGAAGACCGGGAAGCCGGCTATCCCGGGAGCAAAGAAACTGCTCCGGTCCCCGTGTTCGACCCGGAACCTGAGTCCGTGCATCGAAGCTCGTTCACACTGCCCATGGATGTGGCGGCCCCCTATGTCTGCATTGGCTTCAAGTTCAAACCCGCCGGCGATGTCCGGGAGAACATGAAGCGGGACCTGGCGGTGAATTTCTGGATCGACGGCATGTTCTCCCCCCTGAATCCCGCCTTCCAGGACTGGATCGACCAGCGGATCCTGACACAGGTCTACAGCGGGGAAGGGGAGTTCTCCGACAAGGATGCGTACATGCTGTTTTATGCGCAGACAGAGAAAACCGATGAGTTCCGGGATCTGGTCATGGACCTGGTGAAGCGGCGGCCGATGCTGTCCGAAAAGACCTTCGAGATTCTCAGGCGCCAGAACCTCGCCCGGTCGCTGCGGCTGCAGGACTCCTTCCAGGGACTGGCCCAGAAAGAGCTGGAAGCTGTCCTGGATGACGTGCCGCTGGCCGAACAGACGGAAATGGCGAGGAACATTACACTGACGGATGTGGAACAGGCAGTCAGGGAACTGAATTTTGAAAACTGCACTGTGACGCTGATAACGCCGCGAAATGAAGCCCTGCAGGGGTGA